The Gossypium arboreum isolate Shixiya-1 chromosome 2, ASM2569848v2, whole genome shotgun sequence region CATGGCTCTTTATTACGTACAGTCAATTGAAGGTCTTTCTTATTCAACTTGTGGAACTTTTACTTGTTTTTTTCATTTTACTGATTATGGCATTAACTTGTGCCATGGAAATGTATCATTCTTTTCTCATGCCATGATCTTGTAGAGCCGGTGCAACATGTAACCAAAGTCATACATTGGAAGAGGTCAGCATCTTCAAGGTCTTCTTCATCAAGGAATCCACTAGCCACGGCCTCTAAAGACGATGCTGATGACAGTGGAAGTGATTTCGTTGAAGAGTTCTGCATGATTTCCGGTAGTCATTCATCCACCTTGGACAGACTTTATGCATGGGAAAGAAAACTCTATGATGAAGTGAAGGTACTTCTTATTCAAATCACTTTGAcatatttaattttgaatatcTTCTTGATATAATATTGTGCATATGCTTGAAATTTGGAGGCAATGTTGGTTTCGTGAATTTAACTTTTAAGTTTATTGACGGTTTTCATTGCCATAAGTTAATTGCCTTATTGGCAACTAATGAAGGAAATGTTTGTTAATTTCCGAAATAGTGTGTGGCTAATATGATTAGCTTCTATCTTTGAATGTGTATATTAGTTTCATTTTCTTCTATCTGCAAGTGCTATTACTCCTTGATGCTTCTTTCATTTAATTTCTGAGAATATCAGGTTCAAATTGTTTGTTATATGCTTTATATTTCAACATTTTCTTTCCTCGAGAAGTAGAAAGGGGCGTTTTCATGTCACGGTAAGAAACATGCTTCTAGGTAATTTTTAAACAAGTGCATGTGAGCAAACACATTAGCTCATGCCTCAATAGAAATTAGCAAAGTTTAGGAgtattaattaagtttaatcGGTATATGTTAGTATTAGTAGCTTTGCTTTTAACCGATCTAATATGTAGATTGCCCTTCAAGCTTTTGACTTGCTTCTTTCCACCCGTTAGGCTAGCGAATCTATCAGGAAGGAGTATGATCGAAGATGTGATCAGCTCAGACACCAGTTTGCTAAGGATATTAGCACCCAAGTGATTGATAAAACGCGGGCAGTCGTTAAGGATCTACATTCCCGAATTAGAGTAGCACTTCATTCTGTTAATACCATATCAAAGAGGATCGAAAAAATGAGAGATGAAGAGTTGCAGCCACAACTTGTAGAGTTAACTCAAGGGTAAGCTCCTTTAAATCATAAGTACTTGAAAATCTCTGAGGTTTCTGAATCATTGATATCCATATCTTGACTACAATTATGCTCGTGTTTGTAGGTTTCTTAGGATGTGGAAGGCCATGCTTGAATGCCATCATTCACAGTACATCACCATCTCGCTGGCATACCATGCAAGGGACTCGACGGATGCGCCACAAGGAGATGCACGCAGGCAGATTATGGTGCAGCTTCAGCAAGAGATTGAGTGCTTTGGCATAAGCTTTACAGACTGGGTTAATAGCCATGCATCTTATTTAGAAGCTCTGAATGGTTGGCTGCAAAACTGCATCATAGAACCTCAGGAACGTTCTAAGAACCGGTATCCATTCTCACCTCATCGATATCTGGGATTTGGACCACCGATATTCGTTCTGTGTCGTGAATGGTCAGCTGGAATAAAAGCCTTACCAGCCGAGGAACTTAGTGCTGCCATCAAAGCCTTCTTATCCGATATTTGTCACTTAATGGACCAACAACTAGAACAACAACATAAGAAAGACAAATCAGTTGATGCAAACAACGGAGAATCAGAGAGCAAAGATGGTCTTAACTTGTTAACTAACGGCGACACAACTGCTGACGTATCTTCAAACTTGTGCTGCATACAGGCAAGCTTGACTCGGGTTCTCGATAAACTAAACAAATTTTCTGAGGCCTCGGTGAAAATGTACGAGGATGTGAGACAAAAAAGTGATGCAGCTCGAATTGCATACCTCAAATTGCAGGCCAACTAGATTCAATGTAAAGCCATGTAATGATGAAAATATAAGCATTATTAATATTCAGGTTTCGGAAATAGATGGTTGTAAATTGGAGTTGCAAGTAAACCATGCAGGACTCAATAATCTGCATTATTAGTTCAAAACCAATTTTTTCCTTTGTTTCTTCTCCGTTTACCATTGGAGGTGCCTCATTTGACATTATTATCATGTTTCCATGCCTTGTTACCTATGATTTATTTGTTAAGCCACTTGTTCTGCAGGCTGTACCTCTTCTGATGGATAGAAACTTGatgactgaaattttaaaatttgcggAGGCATGAGCTACCTGATTGTCAACTCTACAATGCCTATGACTTGTATTGCTGGATTTCTTGCTACTCTGCCATTATGTTTATGCAACTCTTATCCTAAGTCTAAATAACATAACTTCTAGTCGTGCATGCCCTAGCAATCCTAATTGAAATGAGGCTATCCTCTGTAAAATTAAGCTTTATTTTACATATCCATTTTATGGCATATACAAATTAATCTTTTCACGATTCATACTTTAGAGCTGCAACTCTCAACAACCTCATTTCTAAAGTTTGAACCAAGTTTTCTTTTGGGAGCGTAACGTGTCCTCAGGGACAAAGGGAGGGGTAAGTAGGGGCCTAATCccctaaaattgaaatttttaatatatatgttaaaattataatttgaccctaaaaataataaaattttatttgaatacCAAAAACCGTAAAAGAATATAAGtctatataatgattaaattgtattttaactttcatataaatatataacataATCCATCTCTTAAGAAAAAATTTAACTTTATCCCTGTATTATTTTATCCAACACTTGTCGGTAGTTGATAAGAAACAATCAGTTGGAGTAGTTTGTCAAATTTTAgcattgaataaaagaaaaaatgtCTTAGTTGCTTATGGCTTAAAAGCTCGGTACAGCCATCGAATTGTAGATTGCATGCTGGATTGCCTGTTGAGGTTTAGCCTTTTCTTTTCTTGTAGCACACGACTGCTTTAATTGCGGTGGTTTTGCCCTACGTAGAGGCTGGTCCAGATTCCATAAGGACTTAAACTTTGAATATGAAAATTTTTCGATATTTGTGATTGCTTTTCGATGAAACAAAACAGTTTGTTTAGAATTACACTACACAGTG contains the following coding sequences:
- the LOC108467251 gene encoding protein ALTERED PHOSPHATE STARVATION RESPONSE 1 isoform X2 encodes the protein MRAGNSAALTVKVNPNNGGGCLEDESLAMAMAMAMPPPPPPPFESGSWDFFDPVDDSESFRFMGNNGVDLDFEDLRGWGEFRNKGFDHGGLDENNELNEGPESERKAVEMSNGSATRKYSRGRSMEDDTFLFGLGGENGGTRQINDKEVDHNVSGPSETLMGKSGLEQSSSKKGKAMADKDLSTEREDPSEFITHRAKDFLSSIKDIEHRFFRASEAGREVSRMLESNKIRVGYSEAEGGSSALLAALQPVCCRGKTGLVSHEPVQHVTKVIHWKRSASSRSSSSRNPLATASKDDADDSGSDFVEEFCMISGSHSSTLDRLYAWERKLYDEVKASESIRKEYDRRCDQLRHQFAKDISTQVIDKTRAVVKDLHSRIRVALHSVNTISKRIEKMRDEELQPQLVELTQGFLRMWKAMLECHHSQYITISLAYHARDSTDAPQGDARRQIMVQLQQEIECFGISFTDWVNSHASYLEALNGWLQNCIIEPQERSKNRYPFSPHRYLGFGPPIFVLCREWSAGIKALPAEELSAAIKAFLSDICHLMDQQLEQQHKKDKSVDANNGESESKDGLNLLTNGDTTADVSSNLCCIQASLTRVLDKLNKFSEASVKMYEDVRQKSDAARIAYLKLQAN